CCATCGAAGCTGAGCATTATGCCCGCGCGGTGGAAGCACCGCCCGTTAAGTGGCTGCGTATTCCCGATTTGAGCCGGACACTTTCCGGAATAACTCCTGTGCCGGTAACATCTGAAAGTCAGAAACCCGAAGGAGACAGCCCCCGCCTTGAGTATCCTATGTATCTCTTTAACAGCGGCAAGGTGGAAGTGAAGGTGTACGTATGTCCTACCCAAAACTTCCTTAATACTGGCGGACTGCGGTATGCTGTTTCGTTCGATGATGAGACGCCTCAAATTGTCAATATCCACGTGAATGATCTTGCAGTTCCTGACTGGAAGTATCCTCCAGGCTGGAACCAGGCGGTAATGGAGAATATTAAAATAACAACCTCCGAACATAATATCGGAAAGCCCGGCGAGCATGTTCTGAAATTCTGGATGGTTGACCCCGGCATCGTGCTACAGAAAATTGTTGTCGATACCGGCGGCGTCAAACCAAGTTATCTCGGCCCGCCCGAAAGCTATCGCAAAGGCTGTCCGGTTGTCTCGCCTGAAGGCTGTTCCCAGGGAAAGAAACCGTGATTAAAAAATTATCAGAGCCGCTATAGGCGACTCTGACTAAAATCCGGAATATCCTGCAAAAGGCCGCGGAAACAAATTAACGCGGCCTTTTGCTTTTTCCCTTTGCCTTGCCAGCCGCTTCGGGTAGAATTCAAGGTCAGCACAAGAAAGCGAAATTTTTTAAGGCAAATAAACCATAAAAGCCACGGGAGAAAAAAAATGAAAACAAAAAAAACAGTTTTAAAATCTATTGTGCTGCCTCTGGTGATTTTGCTGGTTATTCTCACAGCCGCATTCTTTCTTGTCGGCACCAGCCTGATAAAAAGCGGCATTGAAAAGGCGGCCAGCTCCGCCCTCGGCGTGCCTGTCACAATAAAGGACATAGACCTGTCGATTTTACGGGGCCGTGTCATCGTACAGGGGCTGGTTGTGAAAAACCCGCCGGGTTATGCCAACGAAACCCTGCTGGAACTCGGCGAGGCAACGGTCAATCTTAATATCGGCTCGCTAATGAGTGACACCGTCAAGATACAGCTTGTAAAACTCGACGACACGAAGCTGACAATGGAGCAAAAAGGGCTGTCGAACAATCTCAAAGAAGTTTTGGACAATCTGCCCAAAGAGGAGAAGAAAGCAGAGCCGAAGGAAGAAGGCAAGAACCTGCTTATCAATCATCTAGAGATAACCAACACAGACGTCAGAGTCAAGGTGCTGCCTGTTCCCGGGAAAAGCGACACTATAAGCTTGAAACTCGACCCGATAATTATGGATAATCTCGGGACTGATAAAAAGCTCAGCATAGGCATACTGGCAGCGAAGGTCCTCAAAGCAATAGCGACAGGTGTTGCCAAACAAGGCGCCGGCGTACTGCCTGACGAAATGGTGAA
The sequence above is a segment of the Phycisphaerae bacterium genome. Coding sequences within it:
- a CDS encoding AsmA family protein gives rise to the protein MKTKKTVLKSIVLPLVILLVILTAAFFLVGTSLIKSGIEKAASSALGVPVTIKDIDLSILRGRVIVQGLVVKNPPGYANETLLELGEATVNLNIGSLMSDTVKIQLVKLDDTKLTMEQKGLSNNLKEVLDNLPKEEKKAEPKEEGKNLLINHLEITNTDVRVKVLPVPGKSDTISLKLDPIIMDNLGTDKKLSIGILAAKVLKAIATGVAKQGAGVLPDEMVKGIGSSADKATEMGKAATEEGKKALDSGKEALEGIKGLFKK